Proteins encoded together in one Rhizobacter sp. J219 window:
- a CDS encoding SDR family oxidoreductase, producing MSEARDPKEPRGRPSARAADATAEQQRKIQRAQDRRDQTAKPEARQKESQPVQAGTREQPTRLPAQHLEKPGLEADLQEKPRFLAPDYQGSRKLQGMAALITGGDSGIGRAVAVLFAREGADVAIVYLNEHQDAEETQRHVEHEGRSCLLIPGDVKDAAFCRKAVDETVQSFGKLDILVNNAAFQEHAASLEDITEERLDETLRTNVHGYFNMARAALPHLRAGASIINTGSVTGLEGSPQLLDYSATKGAIHAFTKSLASNLIAKGIRVNAVAPGPVWTPLNPADKPAEKVAEFGQQTQMKRAAQPEELSPAYVFLASPVCASYITGIVLPVTGSVGAE from the coding sequence ATGTCCGAAGCTCGCGACCCCAAGGAACCACGCGGCCGGCCGAGCGCCCGCGCGGCCGACGCGACGGCCGAGCAGCAGCGCAAGATCCAGCGCGCCCAGGACCGGCGCGACCAGACCGCCAAGCCCGAGGCACGGCAGAAGGAATCGCAGCCGGTGCAGGCCGGCACCCGCGAGCAGCCCACCCGGCTGCCCGCGCAGCACCTCGAGAAGCCCGGGCTCGAAGCCGACCTCCAGGAAAAGCCGCGCTTCCTCGCACCCGACTACCAGGGCAGCCGCAAGCTGCAGGGAATGGCCGCGCTCATCACCGGCGGGGACTCCGGCATCGGTCGCGCGGTGGCGGTGCTCTTCGCTCGCGAAGGCGCCGACGTGGCCATCGTCTACCTCAACGAACACCAAGACGCCGAAGAGACCCAGCGCCACGTCGAGCATGAAGGCCGAAGCTGCCTGCTGATCCCCGGTGACGTGAAAGACGCCGCTTTTTGCCGCAAAGCCGTCGACGAGACGGTGCAGTCGTTCGGCAAGCTCGACATCCTGGTCAACAACGCCGCCTTCCAGGAGCACGCCGCCTCGCTGGAAGACATCACCGAGGAACGCCTCGACGAGACGCTGCGCACCAACGTGCACGGCTACTTCAACATGGCGCGTGCCGCCTTGCCGCACCTGCGCGCGGGCGCGAGCATCATCAACACCGGCTCGGTGACCGGCCTCGAAGGCAGCCCGCAGCTGCTCGACTATTCGGCCACCAAGGGGGCGATCCACGCGTTCACCAAGTCGCTCGCGAGCAACCTCATCGCCAAGGGCATCCGCGTCAACGCGGTCGCACCCGGCCCGGTGTGGACGCCGCTCAACCCGGCCGACAAGCCGGCCGAGAAAGTGGCCGAGTTCGGGCAGCAGACACAGATGAAGCGAGCCGCGCAGCCGGAGGAGCTGTCGCCGGCGTATGTGTTCCTCGCGTCGCCGGTGTGCGCGAGCTACATCACGGGGATCGTGCTGCCCGTGACGGGCAGCGTCGGAGCCGAATAG
- a CDS encoding ATP-binding protein, with protein sequence MRTAFVAMLLMATVPVALLMSYLLLEKMRAEQARLRADLDRDAQVLAQAIDNEVQATIDALRILGLSESLRHGDVREFERTVAARGPLRSGWQGSFLTDTRGLVIFDTTGASRRGALPPVPGFRQMLWGRTPLVSGLVAHAPTGQAATVIAVPVVIDGNLRFGLGVWVPWAAWQVLVKRSAPSEGYSVLFDREHRVIARNTDPQRVGELLPETVAPGINTYGAMRPVPLAGWGVRRDVATAPVAAGQIRSVALAWATAAACLLLGVTMALLLARRIRRPLEALARDGGVARLGVVHVREIAALRDAMQASRERDQAAHDSLRRKADEFETLFNSSPIGLAFAQDRECENVLRNSAMVQLFGRMGGDVEASVFHEGRPVEPKEMPLCRAAHTGQAVAVIELEFRVPGRPVVYALANAVPLRDAQGRPRGAISAMVDITARKEVEAQLVETHDQLKAASQAKDEFLAMLGHELRNPLNAISTAVDVLHHGEMADPVARSARAIIRRQTLHLSHMIGDLLDMTRILSGKVRVVCEPMDLSQLVRRTLDMLAVTGDTSKHTLERQLAADAWVEADASRLEQVVTNLVDNAIKYTPVGRRIWVRVRPDGGEVVFEVEDEGDGIAPELLPRVFDLFVQGERTLDRRAGGLGIGLTLVKRLVELHGGRVSAASSTAGSRFEVRLPRVPAAHATPAHVDRDARPGHLTVLVVEDNVDALQSMCDLLRLDGHAVIGENSGTTGLESLLAHWPDVAIVDIGLPGLNGFELALAARSRGYSGRMIAVSGYGQSDDVRRAMKSGFDLHAVKPVDAQQLRQWMRESAHAHA encoded by the coding sequence TTGCGCACTGCCTTCGTGGCCATGCTGCTGATGGCCACCGTGCCGGTCGCGCTGCTGATGTCATACCTGCTGCTGGAGAAGATGCGCGCCGAGCAGGCTCGCCTGCGCGCCGATCTCGACCGCGATGCCCAGGTGCTCGCGCAGGCAATCGACAACGAAGTGCAGGCCACGATCGACGCGCTGCGCATCCTCGGGCTGTCGGAGTCGCTTCGGCATGGCGACGTGCGCGAGTTCGAGCGCACCGTGGCCGCGCGCGGCCCGCTGCGCAGCGGCTGGCAGGGGAGCTTCCTCACCGACACGCGCGGGCTCGTGATCTTCGACACCACGGGCGCTTCTCGCCGCGGTGCCTTGCCGCCGGTGCCGGGCTTCCGGCAGATGCTCTGGGGCCGCACGCCGCTCGTGAGCGGCCTCGTCGCGCACGCGCCGACGGGGCAGGCGGCCACGGTGATCGCGGTGCCGGTGGTGATCGACGGCAACCTGCGCTTCGGGCTTGGCGTGTGGGTGCCGTGGGCGGCGTGGCAGGTGCTCGTCAAACGCTCGGCACCGAGCGAAGGCTACAGCGTGCTCTTCGACCGCGAGCACCGCGTGATCGCACGCAACACCGACCCGCAGCGCGTCGGCGAACTGCTGCCCGAGACGGTGGCCCCAGGCATCAACACCTACGGCGCGATGCGGCCGGTCCCTCTGGCGGGCTGGGGCGTGCGGCGCGACGTCGCCACCGCGCCGGTGGCGGCGGGGCAGATTCGCTCGGTCGCGCTGGCCTGGGCCACGGCCGCGGCCTGCCTGCTGCTGGGCGTGACGATGGCGCTGCTGCTCGCGCGGCGCATCCGGCGCCCGCTGGAGGCGCTGGCGCGCGACGGTGGTGTGGCCCGGCTCGGCGTCGTGCATGTGCGCGAGATCGCCGCGCTGCGCGATGCGATGCAGGCCTCTCGCGAGCGCGACCAGGCCGCGCACGACAGCCTGCGACGCAAGGCCGATGAGTTCGAGACCCTGTTCAACAGTTCACCCATCGGCCTCGCGTTCGCGCAGGACCGCGAATGCGAGAACGTGCTTCGCAACTCGGCGATGGTGCAGCTCTTCGGCCGCATGGGCGGCGACGTGGAGGCAAGCGTGTTCCACGAGGGCCGCCCGGTGGAGCCGAAGGAGATGCCGCTGTGCCGGGCCGCGCACACCGGCCAGGCGGTGGCGGTGATAGAGCTCGAGTTCCGCGTGCCCGGGCGCCCGGTGGTTTACGCGCTGGCCAATGCGGTGCCGCTGCGCGATGCGCAGGGTCGCCCGCGGGGCGCGATTTCGGCGATGGTCGACATCACGGCGCGCAAGGAGGTCGAAGCACAGCTCGTCGAGACGCACGACCAGCTGAAGGCCGCCAGCCAGGCCAAGGACGAATTCCTCGCGATGCTCGGCCACGAGCTGCGCAATCCTCTGAACGCGATCTCGACCGCGGTCGACGTGCTGCACCATGGCGAGATGGCCGACCCGGTGGCACGCAGCGCACGCGCCATCATCCGCCGCCAGACGCTGCACCTGTCGCACATGATCGGCGACCTGCTCGACATGACACGCATCCTCTCGGGCAAGGTGCGCGTGGTGTGCGAGCCGATGGACCTGTCGCAGCTCGTGCGCCGCACGCTGGACATGCTCGCCGTGACCGGCGACACCTCGAAGCACACGCTGGAGCGCCAGCTCGCCGCCGACGCCTGGGTCGAGGCCGACGCTTCGAGGCTGGAGCAGGTGGTGACGAACCTCGTCGACAACGCCATCAAGTACACGCCGGTCGGGCGGCGCATCTGGGTGCGGGTGCGGCCGGACGGTGGGGAGGTGGTCTTCGAGGTGGAGGACGAAGGCGACGGCATCGCGCCCGAACTCCTGCCGCGGGTGTTCGACCTCTTTGTGCAAGGCGAACGCACGCTCGACCGCCGCGCGGGAGGGCTGGGCATCGGGCTCACGCTCGTCAAGCGGCTCGTCGAGCTGCACGGTGGCCGCGTGAGCGCTGCCAGCTCGACCGCAGGGTCGCGCTTCGAGGTGCGGCTGCCGCGTGTGCCGGCGGCGCATGCCACACCGGCGCACGTCGACCGCGACGCCCGCCCCGGGCACCTAACGGTGCTGGTGGTGGAGGACAACGTCGACGCGCTGCAGTCCATGTGCGACCTGCTGCGCCTCGACGGCCACGCGGTCATCGGCGAGAACAGCGGCACCACCGGCCTCGAATCGCTGCTCGCGCACTGGCCCGATGTGGCCATCGTCGACATCGGCCTGCCGGGTCTCAACGGCTTCGAGCTGGCGCTGGCGGCGCGGTCGCGTGGCTATTCGGGCCGCATGATCGCTGTGTCGGGCTATGGGCAGAGCGATGACGTGCGGCGGGCGATGAAGTCGGGCTTCGACCTGCATGCGGTGAAGCCGGTCGATGCGCAGCAGTTGCGGCAATGGATGCGCGAGAGCGCGCATGCGCATGCATAG